DNA from Macrobrachium rosenbergii isolate ZJJX-2024 chromosome 13, ASM4041242v1, whole genome shotgun sequence:
ATCACTGCCACTACAGGGCCTAGTCACTGCTTTGGGACTATTTGACCAATTTGATCAAATTGGGCCGAGCCAGAGTTACCGTTTGAATCCTTTTCTGTATTCTAAGGGAACTAAATCGCTAccgaaaatatgaaattaaaaatgaggaAGTATTATTCTTCACATTATTATGCATACTGTATTAACGGAAAATGTTCActtgggaaataatttttatactgGACATCAAGAAATCATCTTAATTTCTATGATTTTCTAACTGGACCCTGCAATTCCAAGCACAGGCCCTGAATCTGCCATATTCATacttcaactgtttttttttttgcaaacctaTTATCCTCCATTCTCTAGTAATCGGTTCGAAAGATTCCGGACACTGCAAAGCACGATTTATCCATACTGTCATATCTTATCCTTTCGTTTGATGTATGAATGACTTTGTTTCATTATCGAAATTATCGACCAAAGTTTTCCAGgaacattttcccgagatgtaaccgagtaccgggacctttccctgaaaaaaacggGACTTCATATatcaaaaactaaccatagaattttcttgaaaataatctcatgtttCCTACACTCAAATTACTCCCTTGGTATTaatctgacctaacctaaccccacctaacctaacctaacctaggggcatggcaaaaaaaccggggcaggtgcaatactagtatacatctcaggaatttgtgtCCCGTGTTTGCAGTGACCTCAACTAATCACGTTAAAGAATGTTAAGTTTATACCACgattttttgtcacatacacgcgTGGCcttattatattcacaaacatcaagcCACGAATATCGTATATTATCGAACTGACTATTCCTCGGGAATAACCTGCACCTAAGGGCAACTTATTGTAATTGATGATAAGTGCTTCCGCGCTGGCCACGATTCGAACCATGGTTTAGAAACAAAGTATAGGCAGTGACTCTGACCAGTCAGCTATCTagagagattattatatatataacgctcTTTGGGACGACATAAAGAACcgttcttttaaaattttcacaaactAAGACGAAAGGACCAAAGAATAAAGAGGCATCAAATACTTATACATCAGAGTTCTGTCGGTCGAGCGGAAACACGCTACTTaaggaatttgaaaaattatgatatattttatttaataagaaagTTTATAACTGGAAGAAAGAAATTCTCTTTTCAATGTTATTCCTGGCATTAACTAGTAGTTTCCTTAGAAGaaatttttcacagaaattatgTTCAGACTCAAAGAAACTAAACATTGACACTAATTGGCTGAGTTTGACTTATCTGGTagtgatggaatataaaatttaggccaaaggccaagcactggcacatATGAGTTCATTCaaggctgaaaaggaaattgagaataaaaaagatttgaaaggtgtaacaggaggaaaacttcgcagttgcaatatagaacaattgttaggagagggttgaggaaagtgagacggaaaaaagagaatacgaacggaggtacaggaaaaggaatgaatgagttGCACCTAGGGGacaaagggacgctgctaagaaccttaagtaatgtccacagtgcaccgcgtaaggtgcattGACGGTACTGCTCGAcccaccccctacggggaattatCTGGAAACACAAGAAATACTTGACACAAATACTtcagaacttttaaaaaaaatttttttttgttttgtttcaagttattttttttacttgggttTTCCTTCGAATGCAAACCTCCGCTGTATCGTGAATGACCAAGCAGAACATGCATAACAATTCCCTTGAAAGAACATGCCGAGTATTCACGGGGTGAGATAATAGGACTGAGAAAAACAGcgtcaagaaaaagagaaatggaaaaacacCTTTCTCGGGTGAAAGCACAATATcggtcaatcagtcagtcagccagcTATTCTGCtctaaaatgaaaactgcagtctctgcaaaattttcgaaattgagatatgccgcctattgggctcgtgaaacacaaaatacacaagttactgcagttttagaatgattcttcaatgttcacgacgagtatttaggggtcccatttgcagtatctgcaaaatcagtagtaaggcagggaaaactacagtatctaccgttttctcaattttgtatttttgcagacactgcagtcttccattttagggcagtatcaTTCTCtctatagaaaataaagacatgcCCACAATTCAAAAGAGAGTAGAAGggaatagatttttaaaatctttttttttgatGAATGCCAAGTTGACCTGCGGTGGTCTTGAGTAGCTACTTGTCTTGGCATGGGACACTTCTATCTGCTCCTTGGGATGTGTTACCTAAAATTGAAACTATATGggtttcagaattttatatatatatatatatatatatatatatatatatatatatatatatatatatatatatatatatatatatatatatatgtatatataaatatttttatgaattttatatatatatatatatatatatatatatatatatatatatatatatatatatatatatactagatcaCCTTCACCattgttctgtgcaataataaatttaataacagGGTCTCATTTATAcaggctaccagacgatgaggacagacaGTCCTGAaaagattgtaactttttttgaataaaattctACTTTAGATACcttcctgtttaaatgaggcccttgttattaatatatgtatatatatatatatatatatatatatatatatatatatatatatatatatatatatatatatatatatatatctatatatatatatatatatatatatatatatcaggcagaTGTATTTAGGTTCCATCGTCTTTtatgagagactggggttcgatccagAGACTGACATTtacttctgtgaaacacgtgctggTGTGCTCATTtggttcacatacacacacacacatatgtgtatgtgtgtgtgtttaaaaaattaatccaaacacaGCACTGCTCTTTGAATCTACTGGAAAGTGTTTAGTTCCTTCGGAGAACTTATCACACgcgtatacatacagacacacgtgAGTGAGATGTGCCTTGGATATTTTTCGAAACTCTTCTCACATCTGTTAAGAGCCCCCGTAGCGAAgaagtgtcgtcagtgcacccaacgcgatgcactgtaggcattatttaagtttgtttgcaacgtcccttttccctagcttcaacccctttcattctttttactgtacctctgttcatattatctctcttccaccttactttccaccttctcctaacaattgtttcatagtgcaattacgaggctttcctcctgttacaccttgaaaacactgtcaatttttctctttcagcgttgaatgaccttagaggtcccagcgcttggcctgtagcctaaactttatattccggTTCTAGTCTGTTAAGAGTACATGAAACTATTTATTACTGGCTGAGACTGGCTCTGGGGAACGTAAACAAAGTCTCTGGggaagttttctttcttttggtaaaaattacttattttttctttctaagcggtctttacaagaataaaaaatacgaaaaatgccAGAATAATGCTGGAATTGAGGTCTGGTTCACCTGGGTGGGAAAATAGCTTCAGTAATAAAGGCAATATATGCAGTGGTTGAAAAGGTtagttaacacacacatatatatacatacatacatacacatatatatgtatatatatatatgtgtaaatttatatggaatatatatatatatatatatatatatatatatatatatatatatatatatatatatatatatatatatacatatatacatatacatacatatatattccacaaCGATGATTTTTgcttaatataattaattaaaacagtCGCCCAGGACCAAAATAAATAGACACATTTCGCATTTGAAGTAAAATTAAGACAATATTAGGGGATAAGGAATTACAACTTATGATATTCACTCATTTTTTGatgtatagtttttatatataagttaaagCTCTCTTGATTTTCTTAATATAGCATATtaccactttattttatttcttatataaaatgtgtCATAAAATTTAGTCTGAAGAGGCTACACTTACGACAGTCTCAGATTCTAAACAATCATATTTGACCTTAATATCAATGTAGATTATTTATACTTGACAACGTTAGGTTTATAGAGATTTCCAGTCGCAGCGTCTCTTCCTtaaagcccctagctgcaaccccttttgttccttttgctgtacctccgttcacattctctttcttccatcttactttccttacttttattttggcctaaactttatattccattcctttccattcatTAGGGACCgagttgctagccccatgaccTTTATCTTGACCCCACAACAGATGCTGGTGCCATTTCATATCTGGGTCGACTGGCGGAATGTACAATTGGATTTGAATCACGGACCTATCAATTGTAAGCTACATGCTTTTCATATTAGAAGCGATGGTTCAAGAATGCGTCAATTCTCCGGTTCTAGGCATCGGTGACTCAGAATTTGACTAAGTACTAGGTATCTCTTGAGTTTAGCAGGGCCCCAGTGGAACTATAAAGAAGTGGGACAATTCGTTTCTACCCTATGCACAAAAGAATAAGCAGAATGAAGTATACTGAAGACATCTTAGATTTTGGTATAAAAACAGACTAGATCTTCCTCTATACATTTATTCACCTCACATGAGAATATTGCATCTCGAAAGGGGACTTGAATTGTCCAATGCATCCTGTACTGTTTCATAAAGCTTCGACAGAGTGTGGAATAGCaagaagtaaattaaaaaacaagAGTTTTCAAAGTTCTTGAGAGGTTATACTGCATCTTCCCGCACGTAAACAAAGACGAGAAACGATCATTGACTGAGACATAACAAAGAGGAGAAACGACCACTGACTGACATATAAGTGAGAAAAGAACTGGatcaaaaatcttgaaagacttcGTAAATTGGCCTGGGTCCCAGAGAACCTCCCTAGTGGACGCCGTAGCCGTAGCCTCGGGCCTTGGCTTTGGACAGCGCTTTGCTGGCGGCAGCCTGCGCTTGCGCGGCAGCCTGCTGGGCGCCTTGCAGGTCACTGATGGCCAAGTTTTGCTGCTGGTTCAGGGAATAGGCAGCTTGCTGTGCCTGCCAGGCCATGGCAGCTTGGCGGGCCCGCACCCTCCTGGCTGCCACGAGGGCTTGGAGGGTCTGTGCAACGATGGCTCTGGCTTCAGCCTCGGCGGCGCCGATGTCGTTGGCAGCCTCAACCGCCAGGGTGTAAGCGAGTTTAGCCTCCTGGACGGCTGCCGCTGCCTTGGCGGTCAGTTTTCCCTCGATGAAGGCTGCTGACTGGGCTCCTTGGGCAGCCGTGGTGATCTGAGCAGCTTGGGCTTGCTTGCCGGCGGCTGCGGCTGTGGCAGTCTGCGCTGCAGCGGAAGATGCAGCTGCTGCTCTGTTGGCAGCAGCGCCGTAGGCAGCGTTGGCAGCTCCACTGGCGCCCGCGGCAGCTGCGGTGGCTCGGGCGGCAGCTTCGTTGGCGATGTCAGCGTGGCTGATGCCTTGggaccctcctcctccaccaccagcTCCAACGATCACgtagccacctcctcctcctcctccccctcctcctccaccgctTCCTCCATCACCACCGTAGCCTCTCTTCTCCTGGTGGTGGAGAAGAACACATTTAATAGAGTCATCTACTGCTTTTCTTATACTAGAGTCCTCTATCGCTTCCCTTTCACTCTAGCGGATTCCTACCTATATAATATTCACAGCCTCGTCTTCTCTCATAATTAGATCTTATTTGATTCAGTTATCTACTGAAATCTGtgagttactgaagaaaatagtCACAGGTGGTGATCTTATAACGTTTTTAAACGTTTAATTTGGGGGTAAATTGAGATCTTAAATATTTGCAAATCAATCATAAAATCAGATATTCACGGCTATGAACTGCACGAAAGACTTGGCGTAATTTCGTAATgctatgtttatttgttattgaatGAAACACGGTTCATATTTACAGTAGCAGAATTAACACTGAGGTTTGGTCTTTGgtatatattcttcatttctgAAGTAAGAAAGTGCCCAGTACAAAATCCCTCTTGAAATACCTTCATTTCTGTAAGAAGAATGTGCCCAGTGCAAAATCCCTCTTGAAATATCTCGATTTCTGAAGTAAGAAAGTGCCCAGTACAAAATCCCTCtagaaatatcttcatttctgtAAGAAGAATGTTCCCAGTACAAAATCCCTctagaaatatacatatgtatattgacAAAACCAATACATCAGTGCTTGAAAATAATACAGACATTGTACAGAGAAACGTATGGAAGTATTGTGCCGTGTTCTGTTTGATTACACTATTGTATTAGCAAAGACAACCGAATCAGAACATACAGGAACCTATGAGCATAACTGAATTTTGATTTTCCCGTTCCTTGCCTATACCTAACATCCTGCCAACAGCTGTTTGGAAAGTTGCCAATGGCTATAGATGCCATTTGGATATTGAAGACTCTACCATTAAAAAAACACTCATAGCAGCATAGGGCTTGAAATGGAGAGACAAACGTggtcacatatatatttaaaaataaatctattcagagagctttttgggaatctgttcgattcccctctctgtatggatttatttttaaatatatttgtaaccatacattactgtggatttgtttcttcactcTGTCATTAGTAAACTTAAGGAACTCATTTTAACTGACGTTTGCCAGAAGCATTCAGCATTCCATAACATGAGTGTTTAATTATGAAGGCCTTCATTAGATACGTGAATGTGAAACCTTTCGTAAAAATGAAGGCGTTCACTAACTGACCAAAATGactaagtgaataaatgaatgaattgaagAATGAAGAAACTTAAGGTTTCATATACTCACCCGAGCCTCTTTTTCACAGACCACCAAGCCTGagggaatggaaaaggaaaaaataaatatcaaaatctatggaagtataattttaatgattattaatattcaaatattattgAGAAACTGACAGAGAGGGATAAttctaatattataaatattaaaatgaaatattataccTAAACTGACGgggatgttttatttatttaggcatATGAAAATGGGTCTtttaagtaaaaatccacaattatgtgtATGAGCattctgtatttatcaaaatatagaaACGGGACAGAATTGCTCATACATTTAACAgcggatttttacttattatatctgGTCACAATATAGTGAAGCTACCATAGATAATGGGTCTTTTATGTAGAAGGAATCGTGCTTAAATATTGTCACAATTGATTTTGTTaaagtaatataatttaaatttacttattatattatattagagAAAATGGCTTACTCTGCCAACTCTGTGTACGACAAATCTAAAGCTTATCACTCACCGAGGCAGAGGGACACCACAATGATCTTGAGTGCAGCCATCATTGCGTTTTCGGACGGGTTATGCACGACACTGACTAGCAGATCGAGAGAGCAGTGCCTTTTATACTCTGCACCGAATGCCGTGTctcgggggtgggtgggggtggagggggaggtgaCAGAAAGCAGTGTCTCTCGAGGGTGGGGagttggtggtggtggggggtgaGGTGTCACCGAGAGACGTGGGCTTTGCATTCGCTCCTTGCCGttggaagaggaaataaaaaaaaataaaaagtcaatggGGAATTGTGTATGAGGAAATGTGAATATTTACAAGAGTTTTGAGTTGTGAATAAAGGATGGGTGTTCACAATAATGGGTCAAATTATTACAGATTATTACTAACGTATTAATTAAGCAGGAAATTCGATCATTATTTTGGCCATCACAGTCATTTCCAATCGAATCTACGATTCTCTTTAAgcaatgtatttaaaaaaaaaatacgtttgaatcttcaagcaaaaattaaGCACAGTTTCCGATCTAGTTTTAAAGAAACAGCCGAAAACCCAAGTTTAATTCAGGTTTTTTCAAAGCATCCAAAGAACAGACACGCCTTTGTGCATGCTCTAGAATAACAATTTTTCTTCAAGAACAATACTTTTAAAATCACAATGACTAAATGGTTACCGAGAGCTGTCAATGCATCAACACTTCggcctttcattttatttgtgttttaactGTTTTATACATCGGGACCTGATACAGTAAGTCCCCAAAGAAATTGGTCTTATTCGTCCGAGTCATTAGTGGTTGGTACCTTGTCagagttttgtgatttttaaagtcCCTCTTTCCCGATCTTGGTAAATACAGCAAACTGGAATTTGCATGTGAAGGAAtcctccatttttagttttctgcaaaagcaaactattgtgccggctttgtctatccgtccgcaccgtattccgtccgcacttttttctatccgcccacagatcttaaagactactgaggctagagggctgcaaactggtatgttgatcatccaccctccaatcatcaaacataccaaattgcagccctctagcctcctcagtagtttttattttatttaaggttaaagttaaccataatcgtgcgtctggcaacgatataggccacgccaccacgagccgtggttaaagtttcatgggccgaggctcatacagcattataccgataccaactaaaaatatatttattttaggtggccttgattatacgatgtacagaaaactcgattgcgtcgaagaaacttcttcgcattttttactttttttgtgattCCCCAAAGCTTTTTGTGACTTATGATTAATAATTGataggaaactgaaaatataaatttcttttttaaataatttacgtGTGTCTACCCTAGTCAGGGTTGATACACGTAAATTATTTCCAGGGTAGAGGGAATTCGATACTAATTACTTTTTTTGTGACGTAATATtggcaaaaagaataaaactggtATGTTTGaaattaaggatatatatatatacacatacatatatttgtatatatatatatttatatatttatacatatatatgtatagatatattatatatgtatatatatttatatatatttttatatatatatatatatatatatatatatatatatatataaaatatatatatatatatatatatatatttata
Protein-coding regions in this window:
- the LOC136845106 gene encoding glycine-rich protein 1-like gives rise to the protein MQSPRLSVTPHPPPPPTPHPRETLLSVTSPSTPTHPRDTAFGAEYKRHCSLDLLVSVVHNPSENAMMAALKIIVVSLCLGLVVCEKEAREKRGYGGDGGSGGGGGGGGGGGGYVIVGAGGGGGGSQGISHADIANEAAARATAAAAGASGAANAAYGAAANRAAAASSAAAQTATAAAAGKQAQAAQITTAAQGAQSAAFIEGKLTAKAAAAVQEAKLAYTLAVEAANDIGAAEAEARAIVAQTLQALVAARRVRARQAAMAWQAQQAAYSLNQQQNLAISDLQGAQQAAAQAQAAASKALSKAKARGYGYGVH